In Leptospira perdikensis, the genomic window TCCTCTGCCTTAAAAGTTTTCCAATACCCACCCTCTCCACGAAATGTAGGAATCCCACTTTCGCTAGAAATACCTGCTCCCGTAAGGAATAAAATATTTTTCGCAGAACGGATTCGATGGATCGCATCGGGTGGAAGGAGGCTCATCTAAGGGATCATTCTAACAAAATGGGTAAAAAATTAAATCGGAAAAATATCTGGACCAAGAAAACTGGTAGGCAATGGCAAATCATTGGGAAGAAGTCCAAAAAAAACTAGATTCCATTCACGAAAAACAATTGTTTAGGGAAACTCGTATCTACCAAGGAATTGATTTTTGTTCAAACGACTATATGGGTTTGGCGACTAATCCGAGTATGTTGGAATTTTTTCAATCGCAAAAGGAAATTTATCCTTTTGGGTCTACCGCTTCGCGTTTGGTTCGGGGAAATGCCTCATCGATGGATAGATTTGAAAATGAGTTTGCCAACTTTGTGGAAGGGGAGGCAGCTCTCCTAGTTTCTACTGGTTTTACTGCTAATTTTGGTCTTTTGGATTCCATTGCCGCCCCCGACTGTTATGTGTTTACCGATCGTTTGAACCACGCCTCTATTCTTGATGGGATCCGTATCTCAGGCGCTCAGAAAAAATACTACAACCATCTAGATCTAAACCACTTACGCTCTTTATTAGAGAAAGCTCATTTGGAAGATCCTACAGGTAAAAAGAAACGAATCGTTGTGACCGAATCTTTATTTAGTATGGATGGCGATTCTCCAGATTTAAAAACCCTACTTTCTTTAAAGAAAGAATTTGGATTTGTTCTTGTTTTGGATGAAGCCCATGCTTTTGGGATTTATGGAACTAGAGGGAAAGGACTTGTTTTTCAGGATCTAGATCTTTCGGAGATTCAATCCATCGATTACCGAGTGTACACACTTGGAAAATCATTGGGTTTAGAAGGTGGAATCATTGTTACAAAAAAAATTGGTCGCGATCATCTAGTCAATGTCATGCGGTCTTTTATTTTTTCTACTGCTCCCCTTCCTATGGTTTCGAAACTTGCTTCTTTTGCGCTTTCTTTACTCGCTACTATGGACAAAGAGAGAGAAAATCTTTTATCTCTTGCAAACCTGCTCAAAGAATCACTCAAACAAAATGGATTTGAAATTACCAATTCCACATCCCATATCATTCCATTGTTATTGGATACAGAGAAACAGGCTTTATTTTATGCGGGATATTTACAGGATCGAGGATTGGATGTGAGGGCCATTCGCCCCCCGACGGTTTCCACTCCTCGTTTGAGAATTAGTTTGAACGCAAAACTAAAGTTAGAGGACATCCACCGTTTGGTCGAAGAACTCATCCTGGTTCGTAAGCAGTGGAATTCCCTCTAAGATTTAAGATTCTTCTTCGAATTTGCGGATTTTGTTTTTGATATCTTCGGTGGTAGATTTTTTGTCATTACCAGATGAAGCAGGATTTGCCTGAGCCTGTTCCTTCTTTTTTCTAGTTCCAAATTTATAAATTCCAAAAAGCCCAAGAACACCTAGCGCAAATAAGGTGAAATTGATCCAAGTTCCATCGGGTTGGGCTAGAATTTTTGGTCCAAAACCATAGACTATAGAATCGACCATTCCTTGGTTTCCATTTTCTTTGAACATCACTACGATCGGATCTAACAAAACAGAGTCACCAAAACCATTTTCCATTTTTGAAATGATTTCTTCTTCTTTCATCCCATCTTTGATTCGATTTTCAATAAAGGTTTTGAGGTAACTGGAAGCTGCACACATATTGAAAGAACAGGATTGGATCGGAAGACTTGGTAAACAAATACAACGAATTTGTTCTGTCACTTTTAAGAAGGTTTGGATTTGTGTTTCGTCTTTTAGGTTGGTAGTGGTTTTTTGTGCTAAAAGAAGGTTTGGCAAAAGGAAACAACCAAAGGCAATCATCCAAACTGTCGACGGAAATGTTCTTAGATTCACTTTTCTGAAAAAACCAAATGGTTTTGCGATGTTTGTAATTTGGTTTTCTTTGTGATAATAATAATTCAGACTCATCGTTTAACCTACCGACTTCTTTTTATTTTCTCCCATAGGGAGTAATAAAAAAATCCCTGTTAGGAAATATAAAAGAGAGCCAAGCCAAATTAGTTTCACTAGAGGGTTTACCCAAACTTCTAAGTTCGCAACAATCTGTCTTGGAAAGTTGAGAAAGAATTTGAGTTTGTCCATTTCACTGCCAGGTGTGAAGTAATACTGCATAAACATCAAAGGAAGGTCTGGGTTTTCTGACTTTAGGTCCGAGGTTTCGATAGCACCAAGTTGGATATAAAAATCTTCTTTAGCCATAGAAAGGATGGCAGGTTCGCTCGTTGGAATGTGTGTTTCGAAATCTCCAGTTAGGTGAGAGATTTGTGGATAAAACCTACGTTCTGTTATGAGATCAGAAAGTTTGTCTGTCCCTCGAAAAATTCCATAAGTTCCTTCTTGAGAAACAATCACGTTTTGGATGTTTGGTTCTCCACCAAGTCCAGAAATTAAGACAGGTTTTAGTTTCAGAGTAGAGGCTTCAATTTGATAACCACCGATCATCGCTTTGTCGATGGATTGGTAAACAATTTCTTCTGATGTAGGTGGTTGGAGTTCATAAAAGAAACGAACTGATGTATTGATTTTGAATGCATTTCCTGCATAACCAATAAAGATCAGAACCAGTGAAAAATGTACTAAATAACCACCGTACCGCCGTTTGTTTTTGAGTAACATTCGGTATCCAGCAAGTAAGATATTTTCGTTTTTAAATTCTTCGCGGCGTGCTCTGATCCCTCGATAGTATTCTTGGATGATTCCTGAAATAGTAAATACACCGATAGTAACCGTCAGAACCGAATAGATCTCTGCTAAAACATCTCCATACTTACTGTCTGGTTTGGTAAAGTTTTGGGAATAAAAAAGGATATACAATCCGCCACCCACAAGTCCTGCAATAAAGGGTTTAAGAAGGGTTGAAAAAAATACGGCTCCTGCACCCTTTCTCCAAGCAAGGAGTGGGGCTGCTCCCATAAGGAGTAATAGAAAAATTCCCGCAGGAACTCCCCAAGAATTAAACCAAGGAGCTTTGAATTCTTTTCCATACAGAAGTGGTGAAAAGACACCTAAGAGAATGGCTGCTGTCGAAAGAACTAGTAAAAAGTTATTCAAAAGAAAACTTCCTTCTTTGGAAGTAATGGCTTCTAAGTTTCTTTCTGGTGTTAGGTGTTTTCTTCTATAAATTACAAAACCAGTAAAAAATAGAAAACTACCAATGATATAAACGATAAAAGGTGTTCCAATCGTAGACTTAGAAAAACTATGTGGTCCTTCCAAAACTCCCGAACGAGTGATCCAAGTTCCAAGTAAACTAAAGTGGAAAGCAAGGATGACAAGTAACATATTCCAGAACTTTAACATCCCTCTACGTTCTTGGATCACGACAGAATGTACGAAAGCACTGGTGAGAAGCCAAGGCATAAGGGAGGCATTTTCTACAGGATCCCAAGCCCAGTATCCACCCCAACCTAACTCTTCATAGGCCCACTTAGATCCGAGTAAAATTCCTGTTCCAAGAAAAAACCAAGAAAACAAAGTCCATTTACGAATGAACTTCATCCAATCTTCAGAGAGTTGCCCCGACACAAGAGCAGACATCGCAATGGCAAAAGGAATGGAGATACTGACATAACCAATATAAAGAATTGGCGGATGGATGATCATCGCCCAATGTTGGAGGAGGGGATTGAGGCCTCGACCCGCAGCCGCTTCCGGAACAAATTCACGAAATGGTTGGGCATCTCCATAAAAAACAGCGAGGAAAGAAAAAAATCCAGAAAGGACCGCTAGAATAAGATTCATCATCGGGATTCTATCTTCGATGGACTTACGTGTTTGCCATAATACGATGAATGTGAATACGTTTAGAATTAAATTCCAAAATAACAAACTTCCAGAAGACCCTGACCAAATGGATGTCATTTTATAAAATAACGGCAGGTGTTCGCTGGAATGCATCACCACATAATAGTTGCTATAGTCGGACCTAACAAGTTGTGTGAGTAAAACAACAAAGGTCAGGACAATGACAAATGGGTTTGTCATTAATGCAAGACGACCAAGTTCAACGGCTTTTCGTTCTTGTTTATAAATTCCGTAGATGGTTTGTAATGCGGAAAAAACTAAAATGGCGAGAGAGGCGGCAAGAAGGATGGTTCCTAAATTATTCATTTTTCCTCAGCGTAACCCGCTTCGTATTTAGAAGCACATTTTGCTTCCACATGACTCGCGATGAGAACTCCATGATCTAACTTTCCATCCACTCGGGCTCTTGCTCCTTCTTTAAAGGCATCCGGCAAAAGAGTGGCTCCGGTGAAATGGACAGGAATGATCTGATCATTCAGTTCCAAATCAAATTTGGCTTTTTTCCCTTCTCGGACAAGGCTCCCCACTTTCACAAATCCTCGCACACGAAGATTTTGGTCTGAGTATTTGGTCTGGTTTGCGGCTAGTTCCGATGCATCCAAAAGAAGATAGGAAGTTTCCTGCGAGGAAAAATAAGCGATCCCGCCGAGTGAGAGTCCAATGAGGAATAAAAGAGTTAAAAACTTACGATTCATAGTCCATTCTTTAGACGGATTCCCGTCTTTCCTCTAGGCTCTCTGATTGCAGGTTTCGGTCAAACAAAAAGGTCTTCAAAAGCAGCAGAATTAGAATCGTTATAAATAACCTTTGGCACGATAGACAAAATAACCCACCCATTCTTTGATTCCGAGCGAGGTTTGTTCTAGAAACCCTGCAGAGGGAATGTACAACTCAAAGGCACCTGATTTTAGATCGTTTGTGCGGTAATCTGTCGGGTAAGAAGTAAATGAGATGTTTTGTTTTTCAAAACATCCCGCGGCACGTTTCATATGAAAGGCAGAGGTAATCAGAACCGCAGATTCTAATTTTTTTTCAACCAAGAGTTTCTTCGTTTCGACAGCATTTTCATAAGTGTTTCGAGATTGGTTTTCCCAAATTAAATCTTTTTCAGGAACCCCAAGATCCAAAAACAATTCCTTTGCAAGGTCTGCTTCTTTGTAGGTATTTGCAAATAAAAGTCCAGATCCTCCAGTAAACAAAATCTTTTTTACTTTTCCTGCTTTATAAAGGCGGATGGCATCTGTCAGACGATCGGCGGAGTCTGTGAGTTCTGGCCTTCCTGGATGTACGGATATGGTTTGAATCATTCCACCTAACACGATTGCTACGTCTGATTTCGGTACATTGGAAATGGATACAGGAGGGAAATCTTTTTCTAAAGAATGAACAATGAAATTCGCAATATATGCGTTAGATGAAAGATATAAAAATAAAAGGATTTGGAAAAACCGAAATTTTCCATGTCCTGATTTGGTTTTTAGTAAGAGTAATAAAGCGAAAAGGAAAAAAATGGGAAGAGGGTAGAGTAGGATGGTGCCGAGTTTGGAAAGGGTAAAAAAGATAGAATCCATAGAGAATAGGATTCGTATGCCATAGAAATCTTACCAGTCTAAATCAGGGCCGAGAACCCCAATTCCACTTCCCCAATATTGGGAAGGGTGTGGGTAACGAACAGAGACTCCCAAAGGAGAACGCGAATATTTCCAATCCCGTGCAATTTGTTTTCGTTGTTGGATTTGTTCTTCGGGAACCGAGGTTTCAATTTTATTTAAATAAGCTTTGGTGATATCTACCCATTCTTTGATGGCAGATGGATTTTGTTTTTTTAAATCTTGGATGAGAATTCTTAATTCAAATTCTGCGTCTTCTCTGAGGTCTCGGGAAATTTCTGAAACTTCCGCGTTCGCTCCAAAGACA contains:
- a CDS encoding cytochrome c-type biogenesis protein yields the protein MIAFGCFLLPNLLLAQKTTTNLKDETQIQTFLKVTEQIRCICLPSLPIQSCSFNMCAASSYLKTFIENRIKDGMKEEEIISKMENGFGDSVLLDPIVVMFKENGNQGMVDSIVYGFGPKILAQPDGTWINFTLFALGVLGLFGIYKFGTRKKKEQAQANPASSGNDKKSTTEDIKNKIRKFEEES
- a CDS encoding cytochrome c maturation protein CcmE, which codes for MNRKFLTLLFLIGLSLGGIAYFSSQETSYLLLDASELAANQTKYSDQNLRVRGFVKVGSLVREGKKAKFDLELNDQIIPVHFTGATLLPDAFKEGARARVDGKLDHGVLIASHVEAKCASKYEAGYAEEK
- a CDS encoding aminotransferase class I/II-fold pyridoxal phosphate-dependent enzyme — encoded protein: MANHWEEVQKKLDSIHEKQLFRETRIYQGIDFCSNDYMGLATNPSMLEFFQSQKEIYPFGSTASRLVRGNASSMDRFENEFANFVEGEAALLVSTGFTANFGLLDSIAAPDCYVFTDRLNHASILDGIRISGAQKKYYNHLDLNHLRSLLEKAHLEDPTGKKKRIVVTESLFSMDGDSPDLKTLLSLKKEFGFVLVLDEAHAFGIYGTRGKGLVFQDLDLSEIQSIDYRVYTLGKSLGLEGGIIVTKKIGRDHLVNVMRSFIFSTAPLPMVSKLASFALSLLATMDKERENLLSLANLLKESLKQNGFEITNSTSHIIPLLLDTEKQALFYAGYLQDRGLDVRAIRPPTVSTPRLRISLNAKLKLEDIHRLVEELILVRKQWNSL
- a CDS encoding YdcF family protein — translated: MDSIFFTLSKLGTILLYPLPIFFLFALLLLLKTKSGHGKFRFFQILLFLYLSSNAYIANFIVHSLEKDFPPVSISNVPKSDVAIVLGGMIQTISVHPGRPELTDSADRLTDAIRLYKAGKVKKILFTGGSGLLFANTYKEADLAKELFLDLGVPEKDLIWENQSRNTYENAVETKKLLVEKKLESAVLITSAFHMKRAAGCFEKQNISFTSYPTDYRTNDLKSGAFELYIPSAGFLEQTSLGIKEWVGYFVYRAKGYL
- a CDS encoding heme lyase CcmF/NrfE family subunit — encoded protein: MNNLGTILLAASLAILVFSALQTIYGIYKQERKAVELGRLALMTNPFVIVLTFVVLLTQLVRSDYSNYYVVMHSSEHLPLFYKMTSIWSGSSGSLLFWNLILNVFTFIVLWQTRKSIEDRIPMMNLILAVLSGFFSFLAVFYGDAQPFREFVPEAAAGRGLNPLLQHWAMIIHPPILYIGYVSISIPFAIAMSALVSGQLSEDWMKFIRKWTLFSWFFLGTGILLGSKWAYEELGWGGYWAWDPVENASLMPWLLTSAFVHSVVIQERRGMLKFWNMLLVILAFHFSLLGTWITRSGVLEGPHSFSKSTIGTPFIVYIIGSFLFFTGFVIYRRKHLTPERNLEAITSKEGSFLLNNFLLVLSTAAILLGVFSPLLYGKEFKAPWFNSWGVPAGIFLLLLMGAAPLLAWRKGAGAVFFSTLLKPFIAGLVGGGLYILFYSQNFTKPDSKYGDVLAEIYSVLTVTIGVFTISGIIQEYYRGIRARREEFKNENILLAGYRMLLKNKRRYGGYLVHFSLVLIFIGYAGNAFKINTSVRFFYELQPPTSEEIVYQSIDKAMIGGYQIEASTLKLKPVLISGLGGEPNIQNVIVSQEGTYGIFRGTDKLSDLITERRFYPQISHLTGDFETHIPTSEPAILSMAKEDFYIQLGAIETSDLKSENPDLPLMFMQYYFTPGSEMDKLKFFLNFPRQIVANLEVWVNPLVKLIWLGSLLYFLTGIFLLLPMGENKKKSVG